In Dasypus novemcinctus isolate mDasNov1 chromosome 23, mDasNov1.1.hap2, whole genome shotgun sequence, the following proteins share a genomic window:
- the GPRC5B gene encoding G-protein coupled receptor family C group 5 member B isoform X1 → MGAVPPEALHRGPMACWSDPSAPLTWMPSVLAKDLVTQHHLEQSFSKGWCVGVCPVSYTKEQERKMRTHPALAFLLLFVIASGASENTSTSRGCGLDLLPQYVSLCDLDTIWGIVVEAVAGAGALITLLLMLILLVRLPFIKDKEKKEPTGLHFLFLLGTLGLFGLTFAFIIREDETICAIRRFLWGVLFALCFSCLLSQAWRVRRLVRHGKGPSGWQLVGAALCLMLVQVIIAVEWLVLTVLRDAKPACAYEPMDFAMALIYDMVLLAAALGLALFTLCGKFKKWKQNGACLLVTAFLSVLIWVAWLTMYLFGNAELRQGEAWGDPTLAITLVASGWVFVIFHAIPEIHCAILPAPQENTPNYFDTSQPRMRETAFEEDVQLPRTYMENKAFSMDEHNAALRTAGFRNGSLGSRPSAPFRSNVYQPTEMAVVLNGGTIPTAPPSYTGRHLW, encoded by the exons ATGGGGGCGGTCCCTCCAGAGGCCCTCCACCGGGGACCCATGGCATGTTGGTCAGACCCATCTGCTCCTTTAACGTGGATGCCCAGCGTGCTTGCCAAGGACCTGGTGACGCAGCACCATCTGGAACAGTCTTTTTCCAAAGGGTGGTGCGTTGGGGTTTGCCCCGTGAGTTACACCAAGGAACAAG AGAGAAAGATGAGAACCCACCCAGCACTcgccttcctcctgctcttcgtGATCGCTTCCGGGGCCTCCGAGAACACCAGCACGTCCCGGGGCTGCGGGCTGGACCTCCTCCCTCAGTACGTGTCCCTGTGCGACCTGGACACCATCTGGGGTATCGTGGTGGAGGCGGTGGCCGGGGCGGGCGCCCTGATCACGCTGCTCCTGATGCTCATCCTCCTGGTGCGGCTGCCGTTCATCAAGGACAAGGAGAAGAAGGAGCCCACGGGCCTGCACTTCCTCTTCCTGCTGGGGACGCTGGGCCTCTTCGGGCTGACGTTCGCCTTCATCATCCGGGAGGACGAGACCATCTGCGCCATCCGCCGCTTCCTCTGGGGCGTCCTGTTCGCGCTCTGCTTCTCCTGCCTGCTGAGCCAGGCATGGCGCGTGCGGCGGCTGGTGCGCCACGGCAAGGGCCCGTCGGGCTGGCAGCTGGTGGGCGCGGCGCTGTGCCTGATGCTGGTGCAGGTCATCATCGCCGTGGAGTGGCTGGTGCTGACCGTGCTGCGCGACGCCAAGCCGGCCTGCGCCTACGAGCCCATGGACTTCGCCATGGCGCTCATCTACGACATGGTCCTGCTCGCGGCCGCGCTGGGGCTGGCCCTCTTCACGCTGTGCGGCAAGTTCAAGAAGTGGAAGCAGAACGGGGCCTGCCTCCTGGTCACCGCCTTCCTCTCCGTGCTCATCTGGGTGGCCTGGCTGACCATGTACCTCTTCGGCAATGCCGAGCTGCGGCAGGGTGAGGCCTGGGGCGACCCCACCCTGGCCATCACGCTGGTGGCCAGCGGCTGGGTCTTTGTCATCTTCCACGCCATCCCCGAGATCCACTGCGCCATTCTCCCGGCCCCGCAGGAGAACACACCCAACTACTTCGACACGTCGCAGCCTCGGATGCGGGAGACAGCTTTCGAGGAGGACGTGCAGCTGCCACGGACCTACATGGAAAACAAGGCCTTCTCGATGGACGAGCACAACGCAG CTCTGCGGACGGCGGGATTCCGCAACGGCAGCCTGGGGAGCCGGCCCAGCGCTCCCTTCCGAAGCAACGTCTACCAGCCCACCGAGATGGCCGTTGTGCTCAACGGCGGGACT ATCCCAACTGCTCCGCCAAGTTACACTGGAAGACACCTCTGGTGA
- the GPRC5B gene encoding G-protein coupled receptor family C group 5 member B isoform X2, whose translation MRTHPALAFLLLFVIASGASENTSTSRGCGLDLLPQYVSLCDLDTIWGIVVEAVAGAGALITLLLMLILLVRLPFIKDKEKKEPTGLHFLFLLGTLGLFGLTFAFIIREDETICAIRRFLWGVLFALCFSCLLSQAWRVRRLVRHGKGPSGWQLVGAALCLMLVQVIIAVEWLVLTVLRDAKPACAYEPMDFAMALIYDMVLLAAALGLALFTLCGKFKKWKQNGACLLVTAFLSVLIWVAWLTMYLFGNAELRQGEAWGDPTLAITLVASGWVFVIFHAIPEIHCAILPAPQENTPNYFDTSQPRMRETAFEEDVQLPRTYMENKAFSMDEHNAALRTAGFRNGSLGSRPSAPFRSNVYQPTEMAVVLNGGTIPTAPPSYTGRHLW comes from the exons ATGAGAACCCACCCAGCACTcgccttcctcctgctcttcgtGATCGCTTCCGGGGCCTCCGAGAACACCAGCACGTCCCGGGGCTGCGGGCTGGACCTCCTCCCTCAGTACGTGTCCCTGTGCGACCTGGACACCATCTGGGGTATCGTGGTGGAGGCGGTGGCCGGGGCGGGCGCCCTGATCACGCTGCTCCTGATGCTCATCCTCCTGGTGCGGCTGCCGTTCATCAAGGACAAGGAGAAGAAGGAGCCCACGGGCCTGCACTTCCTCTTCCTGCTGGGGACGCTGGGCCTCTTCGGGCTGACGTTCGCCTTCATCATCCGGGAGGACGAGACCATCTGCGCCATCCGCCGCTTCCTCTGGGGCGTCCTGTTCGCGCTCTGCTTCTCCTGCCTGCTGAGCCAGGCATGGCGCGTGCGGCGGCTGGTGCGCCACGGCAAGGGCCCGTCGGGCTGGCAGCTGGTGGGCGCGGCGCTGTGCCTGATGCTGGTGCAGGTCATCATCGCCGTGGAGTGGCTGGTGCTGACCGTGCTGCGCGACGCCAAGCCGGCCTGCGCCTACGAGCCCATGGACTTCGCCATGGCGCTCATCTACGACATGGTCCTGCTCGCGGCCGCGCTGGGGCTGGCCCTCTTCACGCTGTGCGGCAAGTTCAAGAAGTGGAAGCAGAACGGGGCCTGCCTCCTGGTCACCGCCTTCCTCTCCGTGCTCATCTGGGTGGCCTGGCTGACCATGTACCTCTTCGGCAATGCCGAGCTGCGGCAGGGTGAGGCCTGGGGCGACCCCACCCTGGCCATCACGCTGGTGGCCAGCGGCTGGGTCTTTGTCATCTTCCACGCCATCCCCGAGATCCACTGCGCCATTCTCCCGGCCCCGCAGGAGAACACACCCAACTACTTCGACACGTCGCAGCCTCGGATGCGGGAGACAGCTTTCGAGGAGGACGTGCAGCTGCCACGGACCTACATGGAAAACAAGGCCTTCTCGATGGACGAGCACAACGCAG CTCTGCGGACGGCGGGATTCCGCAACGGCAGCCTGGGGAGCCGGCCCAGCGCTCCCTTCCGAAGCAACGTCTACCAGCCCACCGAGATGGCCGTTGTGCTCAACGGCGGGACT ATCCCAACTGCTCCGCCAAGTTACACTGGAAGACACCTCTGGTGA